One Branchiostoma floridae strain S238N-H82 chromosome 1, Bfl_VNyyK, whole genome shotgun sequence genomic region harbors:
- the LOC118416125 gene encoding UPF0669 protein v1g209471-like: MYREGEVTLLVETLEGDADIYVSSTSLSPDFDNYDMNSVTCGEDKVEIPSDMKRPVGIGIYGHPSHDSTRYRFTVLVDYFSGSESFVQGNNREESDEDVEEESILWTIFVSILKILLDILV; the protein is encoded by the coding sequence ATGTACCGGGAAGGGGAGGTCACCCTTTTGGTGGAAACGCTAGAGGGCGATGCAGACATCTACGTGTCATCCACTAGCCTGTCCCCTGACTTTGATAACTATGACATGAACTCGGTGACTTGTGGGGAGGACAAAGTGGAGATACCCAGTGACATGAAGAGACCCGTGGGTATAGGTATCTACGGACACCCCTCTCACGACTCCACCAGGTATCGCTTCACTGTGCTGGTGGACTACTTTTCAGGTAGCGAGTCATTTGTTCAAGGAAACAACAGAGAAGAAAGCGATGAGGATGTAGAAGAGGAGTCCATATTATGGACCATATTTGTAAGCATATTGAAGATATTGCTAGATATCTTGGTTTAA